The Tripterygium wilfordii isolate XIE 37 chromosome 21, ASM1340144v1, whole genome shotgun sequence genome segment TTGTTAAGGGTCTTATTACCCACAAAAGACACAGAAACCTAAGACAAACTTCTGATCTTATCAATGGAAATTTTTTGTAGGAATTCACATTTGATGAACAAGTGCCGGACTTCATTGGAGTTGTTCTTTGCTATATGGTTTGTGATGGGTAATGTCTGGGTGTTTGATTCTCGCTTTGGATCATTCAATCGAGCTCCAAAGCTTCATGTGCTCTGCATCTCTCTTCTTGCTTGGAATGCTCTCTGCTACTCATTCCCATTTCTCTTGTTTCTACTGCTATGTTGTTGTGTGCCACTCGTTAGCAGCTTGCTCGGTTACAACATGAACATGGGTTCTGCTGAAAGAGGAGCTTCCGAAGATCAGATTTACGGGCTACCCAGTTGGAGATACACAGAAGTTAATACCAAGTTAGCACTTGACAATGATGTTGAGTCCAATTCAACTGATGATCCAGTAAGTTACAAGCTTTAGATTAGTACCATTGCATATGTTCTCTACACATATttaatatatgaaaaatatatgttctCTAATTAGTCTTTGCTGGGTTGTTTTCTTGTGATGGGATTGACAGGAATGCTGTATTTGCCTGGCCAAGTACAGAGCAAAGGAAGAAGTGAGGCAGTTGCCATGTTCTCATATATTTCACCTCAAATGTGTGGATCAATGGCTCAAAATCATTTCTTGCTGTCCACTGTGTAAACAAGAATTGGAGAGATAGAGAAGTAAACAGAATGCAAGAAGATTAAAAAAGGCTACATAGTTTATAATTTGGttttatttgcattttttttatatatggtGTGATTGTTGTGTACTCTTATAAGGTTCACTTGCGTGAGTTGTATTTGCTTATACAGTTGATGCTCACCAGGGACCTAAACTATACTAAACTATACCATCTTTGAGTTCATAATTGTACATGTGTCAGAGGAGAATGTGTTAAAATGGCCTTTTGCTTCATAAAGGGGGCAAAGTCCTCTCTACTCCTCAAGAAGGTTTGTTTATGAATACACAAAAATAATGCGAAGCTATTTATTGTGTAGATTTGTTGTGCTGTTCTTTTAGTATTGATATGTTGTGTCAATGGTTCTGATGTCTTTTTTTAACGGATAACGATGTCATACAAATTTATcgtttaaatatttaatatgagTTTAAATTCAAGTCGTCAGGGTAGCGCACACAAAAGTTGACCACCTAAGGACATGGTAAGTTAAGTAAAAGATTAGTGTATGATCACAGAAATATTGCTCCTAATGTAAATCAAACTCAACTCAAGAGTAAGACCTTCTAAGTtcatataatttaataaatttatcaattagagtatgatttttcttttggtgCTTTCTTGTTACTCTATATTTTGATCCGTTAGTAGTCACTTGACTAACAgttgataaaaattaatgggttgtttgaatttttaagacACTTTACTTTTGAGCAAACTTTGACTTCCTCAGCAGCCTCCTTGGACCCCTTTTCGACATAAATCTCAAACACCCAAGTTGTTGTGACCATGGTGACAATAGCATTATTGGAACTTTGATAAAATAAGGTTAACGTCCAAACCAGTAGTCACAAAGGACTACTCTGCCAATTGTGTTAATCAAATCATGGAATTAGAGATTGTGTCCAAAATTCCAAAATCTTGCCTAACatttgatgattttcttgagATATACTGATATATGTGGCTAAATAGTTTATTATAAAAGAATTTTCTGTACGGTTGAAAATGAGACTTCCGTATATTAGCAGACGTTTGATCACCATTTACGTCTCCATCGGCAGCCATACCATCAATTTtgttcctctctctttctctatccaCACAGACGAAAGTACGAAACCCAGAAGGGGAAAGATGAGCGACACCAAGTCCAAGTTCTTGGAAGTGTACTCTACATTGAAATCAGAGCTTCTCCACGATCCTGCTTTCGAATTCACTGATGAATCTCGCAAATGGGTCGAGCGGGTATGGccttgtattatttatttattttgggattttttgaagTAGAATTCACATGGTTCATTTCTTTATGTGTATGATTTGAATCTTTCTCTTGATCATGGAGCTTGTGTATCTGCTTTTTGTTTAGCATTTGCTTCAAAGCGGTTCAATTTCGTAGCTTTGCTTTCTGGGTTTTCAGATTGCACTGTCATTCACTGTTGCTTGTTGACCCTCTGCTACTTGAGACGGCCCTCACAAAAATTGGGGTTTATTTGGGTGAAAGCTAAGGGAAGTTCTGACCTTCATTTATGTAGCTCaaataaagtataaactatCGATATGGCTTACTAGAGCAGAGAGATGAAGATGACGACTTTGATTATAAATCTATAAGGATCATATAGTGGAAGCACCCCCCAATCTAGAGACTGATAAATCATCAGTTTAGAGATGACACTACACGAGATAGAGTGAATTTTGTATGTATTGACCGAATTTCTGCCTTTATggggtcaaatttgatgctttacatTACGGCAACAAGAACAAGCCTCCACTTCCCCTGGCGCTGGGAATGCCGGGCATTGTTTTTGAACCCATGTATTACATGAATAACTATCAAGGTTTTGTGGATGTAAGAGCTATTTCCCTTGCTATGACTGAGGCTGTGTATGGGGAAACATTATACATGTGTGTCTGTTTGCATGTATGCTAAATTAGACTGCGGTGTGAGCTTTGTCTTTCCCTGACTTGGTTATTGGAGCTTATATATGTACTATTTTACGGTTAATCTATTACTTTGAGTTCCATAACTTCCCTTTTTTTATAGCTGTAGATTGTAGAGTGCTCCATCTTTCTATCACATCTTGCAGAAATTATGAGTTCTGAAATAcgtatgtaaatattttatcttGCAGATGCTGGATTATAATGTTCCTGGAGGTGGGGATAGAAATCTTAGATCTTGTACTAATTAAGAtatattcttggctttttcatTAGCTCAGCTGCTCAGGTCCAATGGGGTTTCCAGTTTCCACCCACAAAGGAAGAGGAACTGAATTTCATTGATGTTGTTCATGTGCAGAGTTTTCTGCTTATTTTTGCCGATACTGGTTGTAATGTTTGCAGGAAAGCTCAACCGAGGACTCTCTGTCATTGACAGTTACAAGTTATTGAAAGAGGGGAAAGAATTGACCGATGATGAAATATTCCTTGCATCTGCACTTGGTTGGTGCATTGAATGGGTACAATCACAAACTATatcttgttgtttttcattAAGCCTGGTTCTATTAAATGGAAGTGTGACTAGAGTGATTGTTTTACTTTGTTGTATGTGGGCCTTCATGCCAAATTTGCAGCTTCAAGcatattttcttgttcttgatgaTATCATGGATAAATCTCTTACTCGGCGGGGTCAACCATGTTGGTTCAGACAGCCAAAGGTACGTAAAAGAAATGTAAACAATTCCTCTGCACACTCCCACatcatatgtggagagacttaTTCCAGTAATTAAACTTGTGATCCCTAGGTTACAtcactgcaactctaccactgggccacataaAACAATTCCTTTCAAAATCTTAATGATTGTCTTTTTTTATggtgttgaaacttgaaaagtgaCTTTATATGTTCTTTGTTGTAGATTGGAATGATTGCTGTAAATGACGGATTGATTCTTCGCAACCATATTCCCAGAGTTCTCAAGAAGCATTTTGGAGGGAAACCTTATTATGTGGATCTGCTTGATTTGTTTAATGAGGTAGGATTATCTTTGTGTGAATTGTAGAACTAGCCAGTTGATTTTCATTATGGCACCAATCATGAATTATTCTGTGTAGGTGGAATTCCAAACTGCCTCCGGACAAATGATAGATCTAATCACCACACATGAAGGAGAGAAAGATCTATCAAAGTACTCTTTGCCTCTGTAAGTGATAGTGTAGATATTTGTGATGTCTAATGTTTCAATTCCCATCAAAttagtttctcttttgttttgtaaCACGTATCAGTTTTTCCTTCTTGTTTTGCAGTCACCATCGCATTGTTCAGTACAAAACTGCTTATTATTCGTTTTATCTTCCTGTAAGTGAAATCATATGCATTCATAAACTTTTCATTTTATCTTTCTAGTGAAGTTATGTCTTGTATTGTCATCTAAACTCCCACAGTGTATACagtgagaaaaaaattataatctcTTTATTTCTCTGCTCTCAAAAACTGTTTGATTATTTCTTTTCTAGGTTATTAAAATCTCTTTACACTTGCAGGTTGCATGTGCTTTGCTTATGACCGGTGAGAATCTTGACAATCATATTGAAGTGAAGAGCATCCTTATTGAGATGGGAACCTATTTCCAAGTACAGGTACTAATAGTTGTGCATTAAATTCATGACTTCTTTGCCTGATTGCTGAGAAATCAAAGTGAAAGAGTGCAAAAGGAAAGGCTTCTGATATTGTCGTGCTTCCAAGGGCCAATGTATGCATTCTGAAGAGGGTATTCTTGTATGTGGAAAGGGTAGAGTCACCTAATCATTCTATCGAGTCTCACCCTCGTAGGAAGATAGAGGGATTGTGGAGTTCCACAAATGCCAATCACATTATTAGTCTTTACACCGAGTTCCACTTCTTTTATGTATGATTACTTTGTTGAAAGAAGACAATACGTGTTTGATATTCCAAAGTTCCCTATTTTATCAGTATGAATGATGCGCTGCTGTATTACTATTATGTAGGATGATTACCTGGACTGTTTTGGGGATCCTGAAGTA includes the following:
- the LOC119988557 gene encoding E3 ubiquitin-protein ligase At4g11680-like isoform X1, with product MNNRYFFATDTSCNSSSAVPSISSPEEEDPMVLEAPNGPSRAPPPSFLIRLAMRVSRARWFTFLRRVFHYQNGSRSNLGSNPFNSSTWMMLELIALVVQISITTFTVAVSKGEQPVWSMRIWIVGYDIGCVLSLLLLYGRCRQLYVPQGDGLSLADLEQQRISEESRNSHLMNKCRTSLELFFAIWFVMGNVWVFDSRFGSFNRAPKLHVLCISLLAWNALCYSFPFLLFLLLCCCVPLVSSLLGYNMNMGSAERGASEDQIYGLPSWRYTEVNTKLALDNDVESNSTDDPECCICLAKYRAKEEVRQLPCSHIFHLKCVDQWLKIISCCPLCKQELER
- the LOC119988557 gene encoding E3 ubiquitin-protein ligase At4g11680-like isoform X2, whose protein sequence is MVLEAPNGPSRAPPPSFLIRLAMRVSRARWFTFLRRVFHYQNGSRSNLGSNPFNSSTWMMLELIALVVQISITTFTVAVSKGEQPVWSMRIWIVGYDIGCVLSLLLLYGRCRQLYVPQGDGLSLADLEQQRISEESRNSHLMNKCRTSLELFFAIWFVMGNVWVFDSRFGSFNRAPKLHVLCISLLAWNALCYSFPFLLFLLLCCCVPLVSSLLGYNMNMGSAERGASEDQIYGLPSWRYTEVNTKLALDNDVESNSTDDPECCICLAKYRAKEEVRQLPCSHIFHLKCVDQWLKIISCCPLCKQELER
- the LOC119988297 gene encoding farnesyl pyrophosphate synthase-like; this translates as MSDTKSKFLEVYSTLKSELLHDPAFEFTDESRKWVERMLDYNVPGGKLNRGLSVIDSYKLLKEGKELTDDEIFLASALGWCIEWLQAYFLVLDDIMDKSLTRRGQPCWFRQPKIGMIAVNDGLILRNHIPRVLKKHFGGKPYYVDLLDLFNEVEFQTASGQMIDLITTHEGEKDLSKYSLPLHHRIVQYKTAYYSFYLPVACALLMTGENLDNHIEVKSILIEMGTYFQVQDDYLDCFGDPEVIGKVGTDIEDFKCSWLVVKALERASEEQKRLLHENYGNADPACVAKVKELYMALDLQGVFAEYERTSYENIIKRIEAHPSKAVQDVLKSFLKKIYKREK